Proteins co-encoded in one Thermochromatium tepidum ATCC 43061 genomic window:
- a CDS encoding L,D-transpeptidase, whose product MAPLTERRLVVDLDTQRLTLLVGARPMRRYPVSTGANGAGEAFGSGCTPRGLHRVRLRIGDGCPIGTVFRARRPTGEIYDESLAALYPGRDWILTRILWLTGCEPGRNRGGQVDTLRRFIYIHGCPDSEPMGVPRSHGCIRMRNPDLIELFDQTPNGTLVEIQGG is encoded by the coding sequence ATGGCTCCCCTGACCGAACGGCGCCTCGTGGTCGACCTCGACACCCAGCGACTGACGCTCTTGGTCGGTGCGCGTCCGATGCGACGCTATCCGGTCTCGACCGGCGCGAACGGCGCCGGCGAGGCATTCGGCAGCGGATGCACCCCGCGCGGTCTGCATCGCGTGCGGTTGCGCATCGGCGATGGCTGTCCGATCGGCACCGTCTTTCGCGCACGGCGTCCGACCGGCGAGATCTATGATGAATCCCTGGCAGCGCTCTATCCGGGGCGCGACTGGATCCTGACCCGCATCCTCTGGCTCACGGGTTGCGAACCTGGGCGCAATCGCGGCGGGCAGGTCGATACGCTGCGCCGCTTTATCTATATCCACGGCTGCCCGGACTCCGAACCCATGGGGGTGCCGCGCTCGCATGGCTGTATCCGGATGCGCAACCCAGATCTGATTGAGCTCTTCGACCAGACCCCCAACGGCACCCTGGTCGAGATCCAAGGCGGCTGA
- a CDS encoding Spy/CpxP family protein refolding chaperone, with protein MNDRLVHTRLPRTGAALGLILTTTLIGTTTVQACPGLDWQGGPDMDVGSKIESMAKRLDLTPEQQAQVRAILEQTRQEQRRLRQESRAQIEALLTEEQKAKRAERQARAVNRQVERLTDWLELSNEQADRIKTLLTEQRQNPELTRAELYERMSAILTAEQRAEFEQGRGRGLGGDRRGRGDGCLAD; from the coding sequence ATGAACGATCGACTGGTCCACACCAGACTGCCCCGCACCGGCGCCGCACTCGGCCTGATCCTGACCACCACGCTTATCGGCACCACAACGGTCCAGGCCTGTCCGGGCCTGGACTGGCAAGGCGGACCGGACATGGACGTCGGCTCCAAGATCGAATCCATGGCCAAACGTCTCGATCTGACCCCGGAGCAGCAGGCCCAGGTGCGCGCCATCCTGGAGCAGACCCGCCAGGAACAGAGGCGTCTGCGCCAGGAGAGTCGCGCCCAGATCGAAGCCCTGCTGACCGAGGAGCAAAAGGCCAAGCGCGCCGAGCGCCAGGCGAGGGCCGTGAACCGTCAGGTCGAACGCCTGACCGACTGGCTCGAGCTCAGCAACGAACAGGCCGACCGGATCAAGACGCTCCTCACCGAGCAGCGCCAGAATCCGGAGCTGACCCGCGCCGAGCTGTATGAGCGGATGTCTGCCATCCTGACCGCCGAGCAGCGCGCCGAGTTCGAACAGGGACGCGGACGCGGTCTCGGCGGCGATCGGCGTGGACGCGGCGATGGCTGCCTCGCCGACTGA
- a CDS encoding PH domain-containing protein yields the protein MPQVLYDAHPSLLRTRPFGTLLTVLLMLGGILIAVTGDQLVPPELRSQIQSDGRTLQMIGIGVFVFFTLQLLTWWVATLSDHLEITSDEILWTHGLFSKQYTEINMASVRTVRVTQTLFQRIMNAGDISIYTAGDTPELVVRGLPDPGRIRELIKAQPACGA from the coding sequence ATGCCCCAAGTCCTCTACGACGCCCATCCCTCGCTGCTGCGTACCCGTCCATTCGGTACCCTGCTGACCGTTCTGCTCATGCTCGGCGGTATCCTGATTGCAGTGACCGGCGATCAGCTCGTTCCGCCGGAGCTTAGGTCTCAGATTCAGAGCGACGGGCGGACGCTCCAGATGATCGGCATCGGCGTCTTCGTGTTCTTCACGCTCCAGCTCCTGACCTGGTGGGTTGCAACCCTGAGCGATCATCTCGAGATCACGTCCGATGAGATCCTCTGGACCCACGGTCTGTTCAGCAAGCAGTACACCGAGATCAACATGGCCTCGGTACGCACGGTCCGGGTCACACAGACGCTGTTTCAGCGCATCATGAATGCCGGCGACATCAGCATCTACACCGCCGGCGATACGCCCGAGCTGGTGGTGCGCGGTCTGCCTGATCCGGGACGGATCCGCGAACTGATCAAGGCGCAACCGGCCTGCGGGGCTTGA
- the pssA gene encoding CDP-diacylglycerol--serine O-phosphatidyltransferase: protein MDETPDPRKTHRGIYLLPNLFTTAALFAGFYAVLSATQGHFEAAAIAILTAQFLDGFDGRIARLTNTQSAFGAEYDSLSDMVAFGVAPSLVAYHWALGALGKIGWLAAFIFTAAAALRLARFNTQVGIADKRYFQGLPSPPAAAIIAMGIWTAQEFGVEGQDVSWLAAFLTAGAGLLMVSNFRYYSFKQINLQGRVPFLLAVMMMLGFAVVFIHPPLVLFLMALTYAVSGPAWTLFRLKGNRDRRRREPPA from the coding sequence ATGGACGAAACCCCGGATCCACGCAAAACCCATCGCGGTATCTATCTGCTGCCAAATCTGTTTACAACCGCCGCGCTCTTCGCCGGCTTCTATGCCGTGCTCTCGGCCACCCAGGGACACTTCGAGGCCGCGGCCATCGCGATCCTCACGGCGCAGTTCCTCGACGGCTTCGATGGTCGCATCGCGCGTCTGACCAATACCCAGAGCGCCTTCGGGGCTGAGTACGACAGCCTCTCCGACATGGTCGCCTTCGGAGTGGCGCCATCCCTGGTTGCCTATCACTGGGCCCTGGGGGCCTTGGGCAAGATCGGTTGGTTGGCGGCTTTTATCTTTACGGCAGCGGCGGCGCTGCGTTTGGCCCGTTTCAACACCCAGGTCGGGATCGCCGACAAGCGGTATTTCCAGGGGTTGCCCAGCCCGCCGGCAGCGGCCATCATCGCGATGGGGATCTGGACGGCCCAGGAGTTCGGGGTCGAAGGACAGGACGTGTCCTGGCTGGCGGCCTTCTTGACGGCAGGGGCCGGACTCCTGATGGTCAGCAACTTCCGCTATTACAGCTTCAAGCAGATCAACCTGCAGGGGCGTGTGCCCTTTCTGCTGGCGGTGATGATGATGCTCGGCTTTGCCGTCGTCTTCATCCATCCGCCGCTGGTGCTGTTCCTGATGGCCCTGACCTATGCCGTCTCCGGGCCGGCCTGGACGCTGTTTCGGCTCAAGGGAAATCGCGATCGTCGCCGGCGTGAGCCGCCGGCTTGA
- the hoxE gene encoding bidirectional hydrogenase complex protein HoxE → MTLPPTRPPLPSDDPRWKLVNATMRRNGYAGHALIETLHSVQDAFGYLDETALRFVAASLDLPLSKVFGVATFYHIFMLKPKGRHTCVVCIGTACYIKGASGLIEGLQGRYDINPGETTADDQLSLLTARCVGACSLAPAVVIDGEVLGKQTPETLITTLEGLS, encoded by the coding sequence ATGACACTGCCGCCTACCAGACCGCCGCTGCCGAGCGACGATCCGCGCTGGAAGCTCGTGAATGCCACCATGCGCCGCAACGGCTACGCCGGGCACGCCCTGATCGAGACCCTGCACAGCGTCCAGGACGCCTTTGGCTATCTCGACGAGACGGCGCTGCGTTTCGTCGCCGCCTCGCTCGACCTGCCGCTCAGCAAGGTCTTCGGGGTCGCGACCTTCTACCATATCTTCATGCTCAAACCGAAGGGTCGGCATACCTGTGTGGTCTGCATCGGCACCGCCTGTTACATCAAGGGCGCGAGTGGCCTGATCGAGGGACTCCAGGGGCGCTATGACATCAATCCGGGCGAGACCACCGCCGACGACCAGCTCTCGCTGCTGACGGCGCGTTGTGTCGGTGCCTGTAGTCTGGCCCCGGCTGTGGTCATCGACGGCGAGGTCCTGGGCAAGCAGACCCCAGAGACCCTGATCACCACCCTGGAGGGGTTGAGCTGA